GAGATTATCTACTGACCTTCCAAGAAGGAAGGGAGGATGCGCTCGAGCCCGTACGGAAACGCCTCGAAGTCCAGAACTCGCTGATACGAAGATCGTCCTCGGACTACCTCGGCTACGCCGTTCTCGACACGATCGTCGACGCCTACTACCCGGTGGTGGAGAGCATGGGGGCCCGGATCGAGGAGCTGGAGGAGCACGTGCTGGCCGACGCGTCGCCCGAGACGTTGCGGGAGCTGAATTCGACCAAGGGCCGGTTGCTGGCGCTGAGGCGAGGCATCACGCCACAACGTGAGGCGGTCAACAAGCTGATTCGTGATGAGAGCGAACTGGTGAGCCAGCAGGTACGGCCCTACTTACGGGATACCTACGATCACGTCGTGCAGACCACCGAAGCGGTCGAAAGCGCTCGCGAGCTGGTCAATGGCCTGATCAACACCTACCTGTCGGTGATCAGCAACCGGATGAACGAGGTGATGAAGACGCTGACCATCGTCGCCAGCATCTTCGTTCCCCTGACGTTCATGGCCGGGATCTACGGCATGAACTTCGAGAACATGCCCGAGCTTCAACAGCAGTGGGCCTACCCGGCGCTGTTGGTCCTGATGGCGCTGACGACCGGCGGAATGGTGCTCTACTTCTGGCGCAAGGGATGGATCGGCCGACGACGCTAGGCGAAAGTGTGGAGGTAGGCGAATGGATTGGTTCCTGAATGTCGCTCCGTCCGTGGGCACGACCGCGGCGGCCATTGTTTTTCTCTTCGTGGTCCACCGAATCCTCGAGCGTGGCGGTGCACGAGTGGAAGGCCGCCAGTTCCGGAATCAACTCGTGATGCTCGCGCTCTCGCTGATCGCGCTCCTCGTCATCGTGGTCAGCCTTCCCGTGAGCGAGAACCTCCGCGGCCAACTCCTTGCCTTCTTCGGCATCCTGCTGAGCGCCGCAATTGCCCTTGCCTCGACGACGCTTCTCGGAAACGCCCTTGCCGGGATCATGCTCAAGGGAGCGATCCGGAACTTCCGCATGGGCGATTTCATCCGCTGCAGCGAGCACTTCGGCCGCGTCTCCGAGAGGGGACTGCTCCACACCGAGATCCAGACGGCAGATCGAGATCTCGTCACCCTGCCGAATCTGTATCTCGTTTCCCACCCGGTCAAGACGGTCCGGGGTTCCGGCACCATCGTCTCGTCCGCGGTGTCTCTGGGTTACGACGTACCGCGGGACAGGGTCGAGACCTCGCTCCTACGGGCCGCCGAAACCGCCGGACTGAAGGATCCGTTCGTCAGGATTCTCGAGCTCGGCGATACCTCGATCAGCTACCGCGTCGCCGGATTGCTGGAGGAAGTCAAGAAGCTGGTGGCCGCGAAGTCGATTCTCAACGGCGAGGTCATGGATCAACTGCACACCGACGGCGTGGAAATCGTGTCGCCGACCTTCATGAACACTCGCTCCCTGCCGGAGGATCGCCGGTTCATCCCGCAGACGAAGGCCGCTGCGGGGCGTGAGGTGTCGCGCGACTCACAGACCGCTGAGGTGGTATTCGACAAGGCGGACGCCGCCGAATCCCTCGAGAGGATGCGCACTAACGCGAAAGAGATGGACGAGGAGATCGACGCTCTGAAGAAAGAACTCAAGAAGGCGGAGGGAGATTCGGAACGGGCGGCCATCGAGACCGCCTTGGCCAAGCTCGAATCCAGAAAGCAAGCACTCAGCGTCGCGATCGCCGAGCGTGAAGAGAAGGGCGGCGAAGACGAGTGATCCGGGAGAACCTCAGCGTCTGCGCAGCCTGCCTCGCGTCGGTGCTGGTGCTCGGCGCGGCTGCTGCAGGCGCGCAGCCGGTCCCGGACGAGCGTGAATCTGGCCGTTCGGACCCTTCTGCTGCCGGCGAGCCACAGCCCGACGAGCAGAGCACCGCGGCCACTCCA
This sequence is a window from Acidobacteriota bacterium. Protein-coding genes within it:
- the corA gene encoding magnesium/cobalt transporter CorA codes for the protein MRTMRKPPVGARPGTLAIPSDATKSVLRVLSYDAETIEEYDSPNLAEIRELTETGRRLWVDVQGLGDEQLLRGLAELFKIHPLALEDLVNVPVRPKTESYDRQLLVIAQMPRSTDDLELSLRQVSVVIGRDYLLTFQEGREDALEPVRKRLEVQNSLIRRSSSDYLGYAVLDTIVDAYYPVVESMGARIEELEEHVLADASPETLRELNSTKGRLLALRRGITPQREAVNKLIRDESELVSQQVRPYLRDTYDHVVQTTEAVESARELVNGLINTYLSVISNRMNEVMKTLTIVASIFVPLTFMAGIYGMNFENMPELQQQWAYPALLVLMALTTGGMVLYFWRKGWIGRRR
- a CDS encoding mechanosensitive ion channel — protein: MDWFLNVAPSVGTTAAAIVFLFVVHRILERGGARVEGRQFRNQLVMLALSLIALLVIVVSLPVSENLRGQLLAFFGILLSAAIALASTTLLGNALAGIMLKGAIRNFRMGDFIRCSEHFGRVSERGLLHTEIQTADRDLVTLPNLYLVSHPVKTVRGSGTIVSSAVSLGYDVPRDRVETSLLRAAETAGLKDPFVRILELGDTSISYRVAGLLEEVKKLVAAKSILNGEVMDQLHTDGVEIVSPTFMNTRSLPEDRRFIPQTKAAAGREVSRDSQTAEVVFDKADAAESLERMRTNAKEMDEEIDALKKELKKAEGDSERAAIETALAKLESRKQALSVAIAEREEKGGEDE